In Thioclava sp. GXIMD2076, one DNA window encodes the following:
- the rpmG gene encoding 50S ribosomal protein L33, with protein MAKPTTQKIRLNSTAGTGHFYVTKKNARTMTEKMVVKKYDPVVRKHVEYKEGKIK; from the coding sequence ATGGCGAAGCCGACGACGCAAAAGATCCGTCTGAACTCGACGGCGGGCACCGGGCACTTCTATGTGACCAAGAAGAATGCCCGCACCATGACCGAGAAAATGGTCGTGAAGAAATACGACCCGGTTGTGCGTAAGCACGTCGAATACAAAGAAGGCAAGATCAAGTAA